From Sander lucioperca isolate FBNREF2018 chromosome 14, SLUC_FBN_1.2, whole genome shotgun sequence, the proteins below share one genomic window:
- the LOC118493089 gene encoding CD59A glycoprotein-like, whose product MVESLSCYTCDEGILGTCLFKASVNCTKTQDRCLTAVAKFSADLLDIHERGCIENSNCVNDNGTILNVNYTITRTCCSTSLCNGAASIQLPLTAALGAALVAVWNQWAL is encoded by the exons ATGG TTGAGTCTCTCTCCTGTTACACCTGTGATGAGGGGATCCTCGGCACCTGCCTCTTCAAGGCTTCTGTAAATTGCACCAAAACTCAGGACAGGTGCCTCACTGCAGTAGCCA AGTTTAGTGCTGACCTGTTGGATATCCATGAACGAGGCTGCATAGAAAATTCCAACTGCGTAAACGATAATGGAACCATCCTGAATGTTAACTACACCATCACCAGGACCTGCTGCAGCACCAGCCTGTGTAACGGAGCTGCTTCCATCCAGCTGCCTCTCACTGCAGCTCTGGGTGCTGCTCTGGTGGCAGTTTGGAACCAGTGGGCCCTTTAA
- the spaca4l gene encoding sperm acrosome membrane-associated protein 4: MNRIILHLFALGFCFAVVQALTCYKCDLGFGDLCFTTTTTCNSGEQCFSGVGKAAKVLDIKTKGCLAVANCNSTEQTTFGNNTVYSLTKTCCNTDLCNAAPGLPGTSALNLALTTITALFVANVLV; this comes from the exons ATGAACAGAATTATTCTCCATCTTTTTGCACTCGGATTCTGCTTTGCAGTCG TTCAAGCTCTGACGTGCTACAAATGCGACCTCGGCTTCGGTGACTTGTGCTTTACCACCACAACTACATGTAACAGCGGAGAACAATGCTTCAGTGGTGTCGGGAAAGCAG CTAAAGTCTTGGATATTAAGACAAAGGGCTGTTTAGCAGTGGCCAATTGCAACTCAACCGAACAAACGACCTTCGGCAACAACACCGTCTACAGCCTGACCAAGACATGCTGCAACACCGACCTGTGCAATGCTGCGCCCGGTCTGCCCGGGACCTCTGCTCTGAACCTGGCCCTCACCACCATCACTGCTCTGTTTGTGGCCAACGTCCTGGTTTGA